One Pantoea eucalypti genomic region harbors:
- the nuoK gene encoding NADH-quinone oxidoreductase subunit NuoK — translation MIPLQHGLILAAVLFVLGLTSLVIRRNLLFMLIGLEIMINAAALALVVAGSYWGQADGQVMYILAISLAAAEASIGLALLLQLYRRRQTLNIDTVSEMRG, via the coding sequence ATGATCCCGTTACAACATGGATTGATTCTTGCTGCCGTGCTGTTTGTCCTTGGACTGACGTCGCTGGTGATACGCCGCAATCTGCTGTTTATGCTGATCGGCCTTGAAATCATGATCAACGCCGCCGCCTTAGCTCTGGTGGTTGCCGGGAGCTACTGGGGTCAGGCCGATGGACAGGTGATGTATATCCTGGCGATCAGCCTGGCGGCAGCGGAAGCCAGTATTGGTCTGGCGCTGCTGCTTCAGCTCTATCGTCGTCGTCAGACGCTGAACATTGATACTGTGAGCGAGATGCGCGGATGA
- the nuoF gene encoding NADH-quinone oxidoreductase subunit NuoF → MKQIIRTAETHPLTWRMRDDKQPVWLDEYRSKNGYAGAEKALKSMSQDEIVAAVKDSGLKGRGGAGFSTGLKWSLMPKDESMNIRYLLCNADEMEPGTYKDRLLMEQMPHQLVEGMLISAFALKAYRGYIFLRGEYIEAAVHLRRAIAEATEAGYLGKNILGTGFDFELIVHTGAGRYICGEETALINSLEGRRANPRSKPPFPASAGAWGKPTCVNNVETLSNVPAILANGVEWYKNISKSEDAGTKMMGFSGRVKNPGVWELPFGITAREILEDYAGGMRDGLKFKAWQPGGAGTDFLTDQHLDLPMEFASIGKAGSRLGTALAMAVDHEINMVSLVRNLEEFFARESCGWCTPCRDGLPWSVKILRALEQKQGQPGDIETLLQLCRQLGPGKTFCAHAPGAVEPLQSAIKYFREEFEAGMAPQVFGNTRAIGGIQPNLLKARW, encoded by the coding sequence ATCAAACAGATCATTCGTACTGCTGAAACCCATCCGCTCACCTGGCGGATGCGTGACGACAAGCAACCTGTCTGGCTAGATGAATATCGCAGCAAGAACGGCTATGCCGGTGCGGAAAAAGCGCTGAAAAGCATGTCACAGGATGAAATTGTCGCGGCAGTCAAAGACTCCGGCCTGAAAGGGCGCGGCGGTGCAGGCTTCTCTACCGGTCTGAAGTGGAGCCTGATGCCGAAAGATGAGTCGATGAACATCCGTTACCTGCTGTGTAACGCCGATGAAATGGAGCCAGGCACCTATAAAGACCGCCTGCTGATGGAGCAGATGCCTCACCAGCTGGTGGAAGGAATGCTGATCAGCGCCTTTGCGCTAAAGGCCTACCGTGGCTACATCTTCTTACGTGGCGAATACATTGAAGCGGCGGTGCATCTGCGTCGTGCGATTGCTGAAGCCACGGAAGCGGGCTATCTCGGTAAAAATATTCTCGGTACCGGCTTCGACTTTGAGCTGATCGTCCATACCGGCGCAGGGCGTTATATCTGCGGCGAAGAGACGGCACTGATTAACTCACTGGAAGGCCGTCGTGCTAACCCGCGTTCCAAGCCGCCATTCCCGGCGAGTGCGGGCGCGTGGGGCAAACCGACCTGCGTGAACAACGTAGAGACCCTCTCGAACGTGCCGGCGATTCTGGCCAACGGTGTGGAGTGGTACAAAAACATCTCTAAAAGCGAAGATGCCGGTACCAAAATGATGGGCTTCTCCGGGCGGGTTAAAAATCCCGGCGTCTGGGAGCTGCCATTCGGTATCACCGCCCGTGAGATCCTGGAAGATTATGCAGGCGGCATGCGTGACGGACTGAAGTTCAAGGCCTGGCAGCCCGGCGGCGCAGGGACTGACTTCCTGACCGACCAGCACCTGGATCTGCCGATGGAATTTGCCAGCATTGGCAAAGCGGGCAGTCGTCTGGGTACGGCGCTGGCAATGGCCGTTGATCACGAGATCAACATGGTTTCCCTGGTGCGTAACCTGGAAGAGTTCTTTGCCCGTGAGTCGTGCGGCTGGTGTACTCCGTGTCGTGACGGTCTGCCGTGGAGCGTGAAAATTCTGCGTGCGCTGGAGCAGAAGCAGGGCCAGCCAGGAGATATTGAAACCTTACTGCAACTCTGCCGTCAGCTTGGCCCGGGTAAAACCTTCTGTGCGCATGCGCCGGGTGCGGTTGAGCCGCTGCAGAGTGCGATTAAATATTTCCGTGAAGAGTTTGAAGCCGGCATGGCGCCGCAGGTGTTTGGCAATACCCGTGCCATTGGCGGGATCCAGCCAAACCTGTTGAAAGCGCGCTGGTAA
- the nuoI gene encoding NADH-quinone oxidoreductase subunit NuoI, which translates to MTLKDIVVGFGTTVRSIWLIGLHAFAKRETQMYPEEPVYLPPRYRGRIVLTRDPDGQERCVACNLCAVACPVGCISLQKAETKDGRWYPEFFRINFSRCIFCGMCEEACPTTAIQLTPDFELGEFKRQDLVYEKDDLLISGPGKYPEYNFYRMAGMAIDGKDKGEAENEAKPIDVKGLLP; encoded by the coding sequence ATGACTTTGAAAGATATTGTCGTAGGCTTTGGCACGACAGTTCGCAGTATCTGGCTGATAGGGCTGCACGCCTTTGCCAAACGTGAAACGCAGATGTACCCGGAAGAGCCGGTTTATCTGCCGCCACGCTATCGTGGCCGTATCGTGTTAACCCGCGATCCGGATGGTCAGGAGCGTTGCGTCGCCTGTAACCTGTGTGCGGTTGCCTGTCCGGTTGGCTGTATTTCACTACAGAAAGCCGAGACCAAAGATGGCCGCTGGTACCCGGAGTTCTTCCGCATCAACTTCTCACGCTGTATTTTCTGCGGCATGTGTGAAGAAGCCTGTCCGACCACCGCGATTCAGCTTACCCCGGATTTCGAACTGGGTGAGTTTAAGCGTCAGGATCTGGTGTATGAAAAGGACGATCTGCTGATTTCGGGACCGGGTAAATATCCGGAGTACAACTTCTACCGCATGGCAGGTATGGCGATTGACGGTAAAGATAAGGGCGAAGCGGAAAACGAAGCCAAGCCTATCGACGTCAAAGGCTTATTACCTTAA
- the nuoL gene encoding NADH-quinone oxidoreductase subunit L, with the protein MNLLYLTVLFPLIGFLLLAFSRGRWSENLSATVGMGSVGLAALTTVMLGFEFFASGQQAYTQSLWTWMHVGNFDMKVNLTLDGLSLTMLSVVTGVGFFIHMFASWYMRGEEGYSRFFAYTNLFIASMVVLVLADNLMLMYLGWEGVGLCSYLLIGFYYSNPENGKAAMKAFIITRVGDVFLAFGLFILYNELGTLNFREMMELAPAHFAADNHMLQWATLMLLGGAVGKSAQLPLQTWLADAMAGPTPVSALIHAATMVTAGVYLIARSHGLFLLTPEVLHLVGIVGAITLVLAGFAALVQTDIKRVLAYSTMSQIGYMFLALGVQAWDAAIFHLMTHAFFKALLFLSSGSVILACHHEQNIFKMGGLRKSIPLVYTCFLVGGAALAALPLITAGFYSKDEILFGALANGHINLMFAGLVGAFLTSIYTFRMIFIVFHGEEKIHAHAGKGITHHLPLIVLLLLSTFIGALITPPLAGVLPASEFGEAGKVGLEITSGVVAIVGILIAAALWLGKRELVTRIANSAPGRFFGTWWFAAWGFDWLYDKVFVKPYLGIAWLLKRDPLNGLMNLPALLSRIANKGLVVSENGYLRWYVASMSLGAVLVLALLLVI; encoded by the coding sequence ATGAATCTTCTCTATTTAACTGTCTTGTTTCCGCTGATCGGCTTTCTGCTGTTAGCGTTTTCCCGCGGTCGCTGGTCTGAGAACCTGTCGGCCACGGTAGGTATGGGATCGGTGGGTCTGGCAGCATTGACTACAGTGATGCTCGGATTCGAGTTCTTCGCCAGTGGTCAGCAAGCCTATACCCAGTCACTCTGGACCTGGATGCATGTCGGCAACTTCGACATGAAAGTGAACCTGACGCTGGATGGCCTGTCTCTGACCATGCTGTCAGTCGTCACCGGTGTTGGCTTCTTCATTCATATGTTCGCCTCCTGGTATATGCGTGGAGAAGAGGGCTACTCCCGCTTCTTCGCCTATACCAACCTGTTTATCGCCAGCATGGTTGTTCTGGTGCTGGCCGATAACCTGATGCTGATGTATCTGGGCTGGGAAGGGGTAGGGCTCTGCTCTTATCTGCTGATCGGCTTCTACTACAGCAATCCGGAAAACGGCAAAGCGGCGATGAAAGCCTTTATCATCACCCGCGTGGGCGACGTCTTCCTGGCATTCGGCCTGTTCATTCTCTACAACGAGCTGGGCACGTTGAACTTCCGCGAGATGATGGAACTGGCGCCGGCGCACTTTGCCGCAGACAACCATATGCTGCAGTGGGCAACGCTGATGCTGCTGGGTGGCGCGGTCGGTAAATCGGCACAGTTGCCGTTGCAGACCTGGCTGGCTGATGCGATGGCCGGTCCGACACCGGTTTCAGCACTGATCCACGCCGCGACCATGGTGACAGCGGGTGTTTACCTGATTGCCCGCAGCCACGGTCTCTTCCTGCTGACGCCGGAAGTGCTGCATCTGGTCGGCATCGTCGGGGCAATTACCCTGGTGCTGGCGGGCTTTGCCGCGCTGGTACAGACCGACATCAAACGTGTTCTCGCTTACTCCACCATGAGCCAGATTGGTTACATGTTCCTGGCGTTGGGTGTTCAGGCGTGGGATGCGGCGATTTTCCATCTGATGACGCACGCCTTCTTTAAAGCGTTACTGTTCCTCTCTTCGGGTTCAGTGATTCTGGCCTGCCATCACGAGCAGAACATCTTCAAAATGGGTGGCCTGCGCAAGAGCATTCCGCTGGTCTACACCTGCTTCCTGGTTGGCGGCGCGGCGCTGGCGGCACTGCCGCTGATTACGGCGGGCTTCTACAGTAAAGATGAGATTCTGTTCGGCGCACTGGCTAACGGTCACATCAACCTGATGTTTGCGGGTCTGGTAGGGGCGTTCCTGACCTCTATCTACACCTTCCGCATGATCTTCATCGTGTTCCACGGCGAAGAGAAAATTCATGCGCACGCCGGTAAAGGCATTACCCATCATCTGCCGCTGATTGTACTGCTGCTGCTCTCTACCTTCATTGGTGCGCTGATTACGCCACCGCTGGCGGGTGTATTGCCAGCCAGTGAGTTTGGTGAAGCGGGCAAAGTGGGACTGGAAATCACCTCGGGCGTCGTAGCGATTGTCGGCATTCTGATCGCTGCTGCGCTGTGGCTGGGCAAACGTGAGCTGGTTACCCGTATCGCAAACAGTGCGCCAGGCCGCTTCTTCGGCACCTGGTGGTTTGCGGCCTGGGGCTTCGACTGGCTCTACGATAAAGTGTTCGTTAAACCCTACCTGGGCATTGCGTGGCTGCTGAAGCGCGACCCACTGAATGGTCTGATGAACCTGCCTGCGCTGCTGTCACGCATTGCCAACAAAGGCCTGGTTGTCAGTGAGAACGGCTACCTGCGCTGGTACGTTGCGTCAATGAGCCTGGGTGCCGTACTGGTGCTGGCTCTGCTGCTGGTGATTTAA
- the nuoE gene encoding NADH-quinone oxidoreductase subunit NuoE: MHDQHIAIKTIDPNEVFVLSAEEHHAIEHEKHHYEDARAASIEALKIVQKQRGWVPDGAINAIADVLGIPASDVEGVATFYSQIFRQPVGRHVIRYCDSVVCHITGYQGIQSALEQQLNIKPGQTTADGRFTLLPTCCLGNCDKGPTMMVDEDTHVHLTPEGIPSLLEQYQ; the protein is encoded by the coding sequence ATGCACGATCAACACATTGCCATTAAAACGATCGACCCTAACGAGGTCTTCGTGCTGAGCGCGGAAGAGCATCACGCTATTGAGCACGAAAAACACCACTACGAAGATGCGCGTGCAGCCTCCATTGAAGCGCTGAAGATCGTGCAGAAACAGCGCGGCTGGGTGCCGGACGGCGCAATCAACGCGATTGCCGACGTACTGGGTATCCCGGCGAGTGATGTTGAAGGGGTGGCGACGTTTTATAGCCAGATCTTCCGTCAGCCGGTTGGCCGTCATGTGATCCGTTATTGTGACAGCGTGGTCTGTCACATCACCGGTTATCAGGGCATCCAGTCCGCACTGGAGCAGCAGCTGAATATCAAACCGGGTCAAACCACTGCTGATGGCCGCTTTACGCTGCTGCCAACCTGCTGCCTGGGTAACTGTGACAAGGGCCCAACGATGATGGTGGATGAAGACACGCATGTTCATCTGACGCCAGAAGGCATTCCCTCTTTGCTGGAGCAGTATCAATGA
- the nuoJ gene encoding NADH-quinone oxidoreductase subunit J, producing the protein MEFAFYLCGLVAVLTTLRVITHTNPVHALLYLIVSLLSIAGVFFSMGAYFAGALEIIVYAGAIMVLFVFVVMMLNLGKQTEKQEREWLSPSLWIGPGIVSLLLLVVMIYAILTANDQGIDGTIIDAKAVGISLFGPYVLAVELASMLLLAGLVVAFHIGREERQGEVLSNRNADAAQVKKENA; encoded by the coding sequence ATGGAATTTGCGTTTTATCTTTGCGGACTGGTGGCGGTGCTGACGACGTTGCGCGTCATTACCCACACCAATCCGGTACATGCGTTGCTGTACCTGATCGTTTCGCTGTTATCGATCGCGGGCGTCTTCTTCTCTATGGGTGCCTATTTTGCGGGTGCGCTGGAGATCATCGTCTACGCTGGCGCCATCATGGTGCTGTTCGTCTTCGTCGTTATGATGCTGAACCTGGGCAAGCAGACGGAGAAGCAGGAGCGTGAGTGGCTCAGCCCGTCATTGTGGATTGGTCCCGGCATCGTCTCGTTGCTGCTGCTGGTGGTGATGATTTACGCCATCCTGACGGCGAATGACCAGGGCATTGATGGCACCATCATCGACGCCAAAGCGGTCGGCATCAGCCTGTTTGGTCCTTATGTGCTGGCGGTTGAACTGGCTTCTATGCTGCTGCTGGCAGGTCTGGTCGTGGCGTTCCATATCGGTCGTGAAGAGCGTCAGGGCGAAGTCCTGAGTAACCGTAATGCTGACGCCGCTCAGGTGAAAAAGGAGAACGCATGA
- the nuoH gene encoding NADH-quinone oxidoreductase subunit NuoH: protein MSWLTPDVIDILLAIVKAIVILLVVVACGAFMSFAERRLLGLFQNRYGPNRVGWGGSLQLVADMIKMFFKEDWVPPFTDRFIFTLAPVIAFVSLLLAFAIVPVSPTWMVTDLNIGLLFFLMMAGLAVYAVLFAGWSSNNKYSLLGAMRASAQTLSYEVFLGLSLMGVVAQAGSFNMNDIVNSQTHLWNIIPQFFGFVTFCIAGVAVCHRHPFDQPEAEQELADGYHIEYAGMKFGLFFVGEYVAITTVSALIVTLFFGGWHGPFLPPFIWFALKTAFFMMMFILIRAALPRPRYDQVLSFGWKVCLPLTLLNLLATAAVILYTAP, encoded by the coding sequence ATGAGCTGGTTAACACCGGACGTTATCGACATTCTGCTGGCCATTGTTAAAGCCATTGTGATTCTGCTGGTGGTTGTGGCCTGCGGCGCGTTCATGAGCTTCGCCGAGCGTCGTCTGCTCGGCCTGTTCCAGAACCGTTACGGACCTAACCGCGTCGGCTGGGGCGGCTCGCTCCAGCTGGTTGCGGACATGATCAAAATGTTCTTTAAAGAGGACTGGGTTCCGCCATTTACCGACCGCTTTATCTTTACCCTTGCGCCGGTTATTGCCTTTGTTTCTCTGCTGCTGGCCTTTGCTATCGTGCCAGTGTCGCCAACCTGGATGGTGACAGACCTGAATATCGGTCTGCTGTTCTTCCTGATGATGGCGGGCCTTGCGGTCTACGCCGTGCTGTTTGCTGGCTGGTCGAGTAACAACAAATACTCGCTGCTGGGTGCGATGCGCGCCTCGGCGCAGACGCTGAGCTACGAAGTGTTCCTGGGTCTGTCGCTGATGGGTGTGGTGGCGCAGGCGGGCTCGTTCAACATGAACGATATCGTCAACAGCCAGACGCACCTGTGGAACATCATTCCGCAGTTCTTTGGTTTCGTAACCTTCTGTATTGCTGGCGTGGCGGTGTGTCACCGTCATCCCTTTGACCAGCCAGAAGCGGAGCAGGAACTGGCAGATGGTTATCACATTGAATATGCCGGCATGAAGTTTGGCCTGTTCTTTGTCGGCGAATATGTGGCGATTACCACCGTTTCAGCGCTGATCGTAACGCTGTTCTTTGGTGGCTGGCACGGACCTTTCCTGCCGCCGTTCATCTGGTTCGCCCTGAAAACGGCGTTCTTTATGATGATGTTCATCCTGATTCGTGCTGCGCTTCCGCGTCCACGCTACGACCAGGTGCTGTCATTCGGCTGGAAAGTGTGTCTGCCGTTGACGCTGTTGAACCTGCTGGCGACTGCCGCAGTGATTCTCTACACAGCGCCGTAA
- the nuoM gene encoding NADH-quinone oxidoreductase subunit M has product MLLPWLIIIPFVGGLICWLTERLGAKVPRWIALITMGLTLALSLQLWLQGGYSLTQAAGIPQWQSSFSVPWIPRFGISFHLAIDGLSLLMVVLTGLLGLMAVLCSWNEISKYQGFFHLNLMWILGGVIGVFLSIDMFLFFFFWEMMLVPMYFLIALWGHKASDGKTRISAATKFFIYTQASGLVMLIAILGLVFVHYNATGVWTFNYEQLLKTPMSSGVEYLLMLGFFIAFAVKMPVVPLHGWLPDAHSQAPTAGSVDLAGILLKTAAYGLLRFSLPLFPNASTEFAPIAMWLGIIGIFYGAWMAFSQTDIKRLIAYTSISHMGFVLIAIYTGSQLALQGAVIQMIAHGLSAAALFILCGQLYERLHTRDMRQMGGLWSRIKWIPGLSLFFAVANLGMPGTGNFVGEFMILTGSFQVVPMIIIIATFGLVFASIYSLVMMQRAYYGEAKSKDPLPGMSPREFMTIGVLVVLLVLLGVYPQPILDTSHAAMSNIQQWFTASISTTRP; this is encoded by the coding sequence GTGTTATTACCTTGGCTAATTATCATACCCTTCGTCGGCGGTCTGATCTGCTGGCTCACTGAGCGCCTTGGCGCGAAGGTGCCACGCTGGATCGCGCTGATCACCATGGGGCTGACGTTGGCGCTTTCGCTGCAACTCTGGTTGCAGGGAGGCTATTCACTGACGCAGGCAGCGGGCATTCCGCAGTGGCAGTCAAGTTTCTCCGTTCCGTGGATCCCACGCTTCGGCATCAGCTTCCATTTAGCCATTGATGGCCTGTCGCTGCTGATGGTGGTGCTGACCGGCCTGCTCGGTCTGATGGCGGTGCTCTGTTCATGGAATGAGATTTCAAAGTATCAGGGCTTCTTCCATCTGAACCTGATGTGGATCCTGGGCGGCGTAATCGGTGTGTTCCTCTCCATCGACATGTTCCTGTTCTTCTTCTTCTGGGAAATGATGCTGGTGCCGATGTACTTCCTCATCGCGCTCTGGGGTCACAAAGCGTCTGACGGCAAAACCCGTATCTCCGCTGCGACCAAGTTCTTCATCTACACCCAGGCTTCCGGTCTGGTGATGCTGATTGCGATTCTGGGCCTGGTGTTTGTCCACTACAACGCGACCGGTGTCTGGACGTTCAACTATGAACAGCTTCTGAAGACGCCAATGTCGAGCGGTGTTGAATATCTGCTGATGCTGGGCTTCTTTATCGCCTTTGCGGTGAAGATGCCGGTAGTGCCGTTACATGGCTGGCTGCCGGATGCGCACAGTCAGGCGCCGACTGCGGGTTCTGTTGACCTGGCAGGTATCCTGCTGAAAACCGCGGCTTATGGCTTACTGCGTTTCAGTCTGCCGCTGTTCCCGAACGCGTCAACAGAGTTTGCGCCAATCGCTATGTGGTTAGGCATCATTGGGATCTTCTACGGTGCCTGGATGGCCTTCTCGCAGACCGATATCAAACGTCTGATCGCGTATACCTCGATTTCGCACATGGGCTTTGTGCTGATTGCTATCTACACCGGCAGCCAGCTGGCGCTGCAGGGTGCGGTGATTCAGATGATTGCACACGGTCTGTCCGCAGCGGCACTCTTCATTCTGTGTGGTCAGCTGTATGAGCGTCTGCATACCCGTGATATGCGTCAGATGGGTGGTCTGTGGTCGCGCATCAAATGGATTCCGGGTCTGTCGCTCTTCTTTGCTGTCGCCAACCTCGGTATGCCGGGTACGGGTAACTTCGTCGGCGAATTTATGATTCTGACCGGCAGCTTCCAGGTGGTGCCGATGATTATCATCATCGCGACCTTTGGTCTGGTGTTCGCCTCGATTTACTCGCTGGTGATGATGCAGCGCGCTTACTATGGCGAAGCGAAATCGAAAGATCCGCTGCCAGGCATGTCGCCGCGCGAGTTCATGACCATCGGTGTTCTGGTGGTGCTGCTGGTGCTGCTGGGCGTCTATCCACAGCCGATTCTGGATACTTCGCACGCTGCCATGAGCAATATTCAGCAGTGGTTTACCGCTTCAATTTCAACTACAAGGCCGTAA
- the nuoG gene encoding NADH-quinone oxidoreductase subunit NuoG has translation MATIHVDGKEYDVNGADNLLQACLSLGLDIPYFCWHPALGSVGACRQCAVKQFQNAEDTRGRLVMSCMTPASDGTFISIDDGEAKEFRESVVEWLMTNHPHDCPVCEEGGNCHLQDMTVMTGHSFRRYRFTKRTHRNQDLGPFISHEMNRCIACYRCVRYYKDYADGKDLGVYGAHDNVYFGRPEDGTLESEFSGNLVEICPTGVFTDKTHSERYNRKWDMQFAPSICQQCSVGCNTSPGERYGELRRIENRYNGTVNHYFLCDRGRFGYGYVNRKDRPRQPMLLRGNDWVTLNAEQAVNAGADLLRQAKKVIGIGSPRASVESNFALRELVGAENFSTGMPADEQARLELMLKVLRESGVYTPSLREIESYDAVLVLGEDLTQVGARVALSVRQAVKGKARDMAAAQKVADWQIAAIMNIGQNAKHPLFVTHVDETRLDDIAAWSYRAPVEDQARLGFAIASALDESAPAVTDFDSKLNGKMDVVVQALAGAKKPLIISGTHSGSSAVIEAAANVAKALKARGADVGITLLAGHANSIGLGMIGGNPLEHALEQLSNGEADALVVLENDLYRHAPKAVVDAALAQTTNVIVVDHQRTATLEKAGLVLSTASFAESDGTSINHEGRAQRFFQVYDPAYYDSNVVMLESWRWLHSLHSTLESRHVDWTQLDHVIDAVVTRLPQLAGIKEAAPDASFRIRGQKLARSPIRNSGRTAMRANISVHEPRQPQDQDTMFAFSMEGNNQPSAPRSQIPFAWAPGWNSPQAWNKFQAEVGGKLRHGDPGVRLFEASNSELPWFTTVPAAFVSDAKWRVAPLHRLFGSEEMSQRSPVFQQRMTEPALVINPEDAAKLGVNNGAAVEFSCAGETVRLPVRFSASLQAGQIGLPLGMPGVPPFLANGKIDTLQEAAQ, from the coding sequence ATGGCTACAATTCATGTAGACGGTAAAGAGTATGATGTGAACGGAGCGGACAACCTGCTACAGGCATGTCTCTCTCTGGGCCTTGATATTCCTTACTTTTGCTGGCATCCGGCGCTGGGAAGCGTTGGGGCCTGCCGCCAGTGTGCGGTAAAGCAATTCCAGAATGCCGAAGATACCCGCGGCCGTCTTGTCATGTCCTGCATGACACCGGCCTCTGACGGCACATTCATCTCCATCGATGATGGCGAAGCGAAAGAGTTCCGCGAAAGCGTGGTGGAGTGGCTGATGACCAACCACCCGCACGACTGTCCGGTGTGCGAAGAGGGCGGTAACTGTCACCTGCAGGATATGACAGTAATGACCGGCCACAGCTTCCGCCGCTATCGCTTCACCAAACGTACTCACCGTAATCAGGATCTCGGTCCGTTCATCTCCCACGAGATGAACCGCTGTATCGCCTGTTACCGCTGTGTGCGTTACTACAAAGATTATGCCGATGGCAAAGATCTGGGTGTCTACGGCGCGCATGACAACGTCTACTTTGGTCGCCCGGAAGATGGCACGCTGGAAAGCGAGTTCTCTGGCAACCTGGTTGAAATCTGCCCGACCGGCGTCTTCACGGATAAAACCCACTCAGAACGCTATAACCGTAAATGGGATATGCAGTTTGCGCCGAGCATCTGCCAGCAGTGCAGTGTCGGCTGTAACACCAGCCCGGGTGAGCGTTATGGTGAGTTGCGTCGTATTGAAAACCGCTATAACGGCACCGTAAACCACTACTTCCTGTGTGACCGTGGCCGCTTTGGCTATGGCTACGTGAACCGCAAAGATCGTCCACGCCAGCCGATGCTGCTGCGCGGCAATGACTGGGTTACGCTGAACGCAGAGCAGGCGGTCAATGCCGGTGCAGATTTGCTGCGTCAGGCGAAGAAAGTGATTGGCATCGGCTCGCCGCGCGCCAGCGTTGAAAGTAACTTTGCACTGCGTGAACTGGTGGGCGCAGAGAACTTCTCAACCGGTATGCCAGCGGACGAGCAGGCCCGTCTTGAACTGATGCTCAAAGTCCTGCGCGAAAGCGGTGTCTATACGCCATCGCTGCGTGAAATTGAAAGCTACGATGCGGTGCTGGTGCTGGGTGAAGACCTTACACAGGTTGGTGCTCGCGTGGCACTCTCTGTCCGTCAGGCGGTAAAAGGCAAAGCGCGTGATATGGCCGCTGCGCAGAAAGTCGCAGACTGGCAGATCGCCGCCATTATGAACATCGGTCAGAACGCGAAGCATCCTCTGTTCGTTACCCATGTTGATGAAACCCGTCTGGATGATATCGCGGCATGGAGCTATCGTGCGCCGGTTGAAGATCAGGCGCGCCTCGGCTTCGCTATCGCCAGTGCACTGGATGAATCTGCTCCGGCAGTGACCGATTTCGACAGCAAGCTCAACGGGAAAATGGACGTTGTCGTTCAGGCGCTGGCCGGCGCGAAAAAGCCATTAATCATCTCCGGTACTCACTCAGGCAGCAGCGCAGTCATTGAAGCCGCAGCGAACGTGGCGAAAGCCCTGAAGGCACGCGGCGCAGATGTCGGCATTACTCTGCTGGCGGGTCACGCCAACAGCATCGGTCTGGGCATGATCGGCGGTAATCCGCTGGAGCATGCGCTGGAGCAACTGAGCAACGGTGAAGCCGATGCGCTGGTGGTGCTGGAAAATGACCTCTATCGTCACGCACCAAAAGCCGTGGTGGATGCAGCCCTGGCGCAGACCACGAACGTGATTGTGGTTGATCATCAGCGTACAGCCACGCTGGAGAAAGCGGGTCTGGTGTTATCCACCGCCAGCTTCGCTGAAAGTGATGGTACGTCAATTAACCATGAAGGCCGCGCACAGCGTTTCTTCCAGGTTTACGATCCTGCCTATTACGACAGCAACGTTGTGATGCTGGAAAGCTGGCGCTGGCTGCACTCGCTGCACAGCACGCTGGAAAGCCGTCACGTGGACTGGACGCAGCTCGATCACGTGATCGATGCCGTGGTGACCCGTCTGCCACAGCTCGCGGGTATTAAAGAAGCGGCACCTGATGCCAGCTTCCGCATCCGTGGTCAGAAACTGGCGCGTTCTCCAATACGTAACAGTGGACGTACTGCGATGCGCGCGAATATCAGCGTTCATGAACCGCGTCAGCCGCAGGACCAGGACACCATGTTCGCCTTCTCTATGGAAGGGAACAACCAGCCATCAGCTCCGCGTTCGCAGATTCCGTTTGCCTGGGCTCCAGGCTGGAACTCACCGCAGGCGTGGAACAAGTTCCAGGCTGAAGTGGGCGGCAAACTGCGTCATGGCGATCCGGGCGTACGCCTGTTTGAAGCCAGCAACAGTGAGCTGCCATGGTTCACAACCGTTCCTGCCGCGTTTGTCAGTGATGCGAAGTGGCGTGTGGCGCCTCTCCACCGGTTGTTCGGTAGCGAAGAGATGTCACAGCGTTCACCGGTCTTCCAGCAGCGCATGACAGAGCCTGCATTGGTGATTAACCCGGAGGATGCAGCGAAGCTGGGCGTCAACAATGGCGCGGCGGTTGAATTCAGCTGTGCCGGCGAGACAGTGCGTCTGCCGGTCCGTTTCTCGGCGTCACTGCAGGCGGGTCAGATTGGTCTGCCGCTGGGTATGCCGGGCGTTCCGCCATTCCTGGCGAACGGTAAAATCGACACTCTGCAGGAGGCGGCGCAATGA